A window from Malania oleifera isolate guangnan ecotype guangnan chromosome 7, ASM2987363v1, whole genome shotgun sequence encodes these proteins:
- the LOC131159862 gene encoding putative receptor protein kinase ZmPK1, whose amino-acid sequence MLKLQLRLISGAISPFKTPTKKAFGLLFFLLAAPAVAWALAGPRGMLSLSLGSSLSVEKESDFLVSSNGSFSSGFYKVGKNAFCYSIWFTNSANKTVAWMANRDKPVNGKRSKLTLHRNGNLVLTDADSLIVWSTNTVSVEYVEARLLETGNLVLINQAEEVIWESFDYPTETLLPTQPFNKNTTLVSMRGKSTYLSGFFNFKFDDNNVLNLIYDGPLVSSVYWPNSAFTVFVNGRTPYNSSRVATLNKQGRFSSSDNLRFDASNYGLGPKRRLTLDYDGILRLYSLDESTGLWEITWFPSGLDVCGVHGLCGAYGICSYNPLASCSCPYGFFRADSSDWSKGCTPWFNQTCNQVDLDFMELHYTDYFGYDMETYGAGVTFEACRNACLSDCKCKGFGYTLNGQGQCYPKMELLNGSQKPSIQITMHLKVPKGIISQAELSKVKTYTELNCSTADLVLTSDNTSVEKTNTNSYMKYLIGFVGSIAVIEMICIGLGWWYFFRNQVQEELGNMGYIVLAMGFKRFTFAELKKATRNFKQEIGKGGFGSVYRGVLENDRVVAVKRLEGILQGEREFWAEVSIIGKINHRNLVKMLGFCAEGVHKMLVYEYLENGSLDKILFSDSASSLGWEHRYNVALGAAKGLCYLHEECLEWVLHCDVKPQNILLDDRLEPKVADFGMSKLFKDIQEKGFSKVRGTRGYLAPEWMKNIQINAKADVYSYGIVLLELLTGRSSWGFQLERPHEHELNPLVQWVMQKMREEGLEEVIDPRVSQDYTNYSEMLGEMISVALLCIGDDRDARPSMSKIVELLIGIDVPRKDEVITN is encoded by the coding sequence ATGTTAAAGCTTCAGTTAAGACTCATTTCTGGAGCTATAAGCCCATTCAAAACCCCCACAAAGAAAGCATTTGGCCTGCTCTTTTTCTTGTTAGCTGCTCCGGCAGTGGCTTGGGCACTCGCAGGGCCACGGGGAATGCTGAGTTTAAGCCTTGGAAGCTCTTTGTCCGTCGAGAAGGAAAGTGACTTCTTGGTTTCATCAAACGGGTCATTCTCCAGTGGATTTTACAAGGTGGGAAAAAATGCATTTTGCTATTCAATCTGGTTCACTAATTCTGCTAACAAAACAGTTGCGTGGATGGCCAACAGAGACAAGCCAGTTAACGGGAAGCGCTCTAAACTTACCCTTCATAGAAATGGCAATCTGGTGTTGACTGATGCAGATTCTTTGATCGTGTGGTCGACCAACACAGTCTCAGTTGAGTATGTGGAAGCTAGGCTTCTTGAAACGGGAAATCTGGTACTGATCAACCAAGCAGAGGAGGTGATTTGGGAAAGCTTTGATTATCCCACAGAAACGCTCCTTCCAACACAGCCCTTTAACAAGAACACAACCTTGGTCTCGATGAGGGGTAAAAGTACGTACTTATCTGGattctttaacttcaaattcgaCGATAATAATGTCTTAAATCTCATCTATGATGGGCCTCTGGTTTCAAGTGTCTATTGGCCAAATTCTGCTTTCACTGTGTTTGTCAATGGCAGAACACCTTACAATAGCTCTAGGGTAGCAACTCTAAATAAACAAGGGAGGTTCAGTTCAAGTGATAACTTGAGATTCGATGCATCTAATTATGGGCTTGGTCCTAAACGGCGGTTAACTTTGGATtatgatgggatattgagattgtATAGCCTAGATGAATCGACCGGGCTCTGGGAGATCACATGGTTTCCTTCTGGTCTAGATGTTTGTGGGGTCCATGGGTTGTGTGGAGCGTATGGTATTTGCAGCTACAATCCCTTAGCTTCTTGCAGTTGCCCGTATGGTTTCTTTAGGGCTGATTCTTCAGACTGGTCCAAAGGCTGCACGCCTTGGTTCAATCAAACTTGTAATCAAGTTGATCTGGACTTTATGGAGCTTCATTATACAGATTACTTTGGATATGACATGGAAACATATGGCGCAGGAGTAACATTTGAAGCATGCAGGAATGCCTGCCTTAGTGACTGTAAATGCAAGGGCTTTGGATATACACTGAATGGGCAAGGACAATGCTATCCAAAAATGGAACTCTTAAATGGATCTCAAAAGCCAAGTATCCAAATTACTATGCATTTAAAAGTTCCAAAAGGAATCATCTCTCAGGCAGAACTTTCGAAGGTGAAAACATATACTGAGTTGAACTGTTCAACTGCAGATTTGGTGCTTACAAGCGATAATACTTCTGTGGAAAAAACCAACACTAACTCGTACATGAAATACCTCATTGGGTTTGTGGGTTCCATTGCAGTTATTGAAATGATCTGCATTGGTTTAGGTTGGTGGTattttttcagaaatcaggtTCAAGAGGAATTGGGGAACATGGGTTACATTGTTCTGGCTATGGGCTTCAAGCGCTTCACCTTTGCAGAGCTAAAAAAGGCGACTAGGAACTTCAAGCAAGAAATAGGAAAGGGGGGTTTTGGGAGTGTCTACAGAGGGGTCTTGGAAAATGACAGGGTTGTTGCTGTGAAAAGGCTGGAAGGCATTTTGCAAGGAGAGAGAGAATTCTGGGCAGAGGTGAGCATCATAGGAAAAATCAATCACAGGAACTTGGTGAAGATGTTGGGTTTCTGTGCTGAGGGTGTACACAAGATGTTGGTTTATGAGTACTTGGAAAATGGGTCTCTGGATAAAATCTTGTTTTCAGATTCAGCCAGTAGTTTAGGATGGGAGCATAGGTATAACGTTGCCCTTGGGGCTGCAAAGGGCTTGTGTTATCTTCATGAAGAGTGCTTGGAGTGGGTTCTACACTGTGACGTAAAACCTCAAAACATATTACTAGATGACCGTCTTGAGCCAAAGGTTGCAGACTTTGGTATGTCAAAGCTTTTTAAGGACATCCAAGAGAAGGGCTTCTCCAAGGTTCGCGGCACTAGAGGGTATTTGGCTCCAGAGTGGATGAAGAACATACAAATCAATGCAAAGGCAGATGTTTACAGTTACGGAATTGTGCTATTGGAATTACTGACAGGACGGAGCTCATGGGGCTTCCAATTGGAAAGGCCCCATGAGCATGAGCTTAACCCCTTGGTTCAATGGGTTATGCAGAAGATGAGAGAGGAAGGGCTTGAGGAAGTAATAGATCCTAGAGTGAGCCAGGACTACACCAACTATAGTGAGATGCTTGGAGAGATGATCAGTGTTGCTCTGCTTTGCATAGGTGATGATCGAGATGCCAGGCCCTCTATGAGTAAAATTGTGGAGCTTCTGATTGGAATTGATGTGCCAAGGAAAGATGAAGTGATTACAAATTAG